The Zea mays cultivar B73 chromosome 7, Zm-B73-REFERENCE-NAM-5.0, whole genome shotgun sequence DNA segment GGGTAGTCGCATTTATCAATAGAGGATTGATGGAAACAATTGGTTTCACACTGGGAGAAGAATTCATCTTCGGTACCTTGAGATCTGCCGCCAATTCACTCAAAAATCTCGGGCTCATCCTTGGCTTTTTTGTGACTTTAGCGTCCCATGATCAAGATCATAAAGATCCAACCTTCATCGCACTGGATCTAAGCCGTCCTGATTTCGTGATATTGACTCACACTCTAACTCTACATCGACACCAACTTGGACTTAGACTCAAGTCAAACTTGGGCTTCTACACCAACACTGACTCCAACTTATACTAGTGTTTGGACTTAGATTCATATGATCAATTTAAAGACCACTTCATGTTCATGGCTTACTCAGTAGATGGACACCAAGATATCCATCATTATGACCCTAAAGATGACAATGAAGCCAAGAGTTGAAGGAATGTAGAAGACATGATATGGCAGGTAGAACTGTTCACGACTAGATCTAGATGGTTAACTTCCATGGTCAACAAGTTTATACTACACATACATAGATTGTCATATTAGCAAAGCAATTGTTTGATCAACTCACACCATTGATGCTTAAGGACAATGCATAAGCCTATGAATACCTAAATTAGATCAACAACATGTTAGCTTATACGACTATGTGCACTAAGGCTCCAACTCCATAAGAATTGAGCCTTGATCAAACTGAACCCTCAGTTGCACCAACTCGAGAAGAACCATAACACTCGTAAAAAAGCTAGTCATTCAAGTATCGAGTCCTTGGTTCTCACACACAATCATCATGATAGGACTTGGCCAGTAGCTCAACCTTCTAAGGACTGAGACCGACTCCTCCACGAAGACCTCAGACCAAATTGATAAAATTTTATCAACCATAAGACCAAAACAATTATGAGCACAAGATTGAGAGCAGATCTATTATTGGAGAGAGAGAAGATTCAAACTGCGATCGAGTTCAGCAGGATCTGACTTTGGGACATTTGTCAGTTATTTTCAAACTTTATCGGTCGTTTAAGGAAAGTAGGTTGTCTAAGGAACTTCAAGCCTACCCCAATTGATCCATATGATGATCGCACCAATCCATTATACTAGCTCATCATTCACTAGTTGTCTATCACAACAGTAGGAGGGGACTCTGCTATCATAGCAAACTATTCACCCATATGTCTTGGCTCTACCATTAGGAAGTGGCTATTCAGTCCTCCTGTGAATACTATTGAGTCATGGGAAGATTTGAAACATCAATTCATTAACAACTTCAACATGACTTGTGATCAAGAGAAGAGTAATTGTGATCTTGAATAAGTCCTCTAGAAAGAATACAAGTCCCTGAGTAGCTATACTATGAGGTGGCAAGATTTCAAGGCATACATCTCCAACATGCATGAGGAAACAACCATCTATGTCTTTCACAAGGGCTTTATGGATTAGGAGTTATTATAGAAGCTTGTACGTAAGACCCCCAATAACTACTGCTTCTCTGTTTCAATTTGTAGATAAGTATGCTATTAGTGTAGAACTCCTCCAACATGTATCATCATCTCAAAAGACAAAATAAAAAAGAGAGAGCAGAAGATCGAACTAGAGAAAGGTAAGGACATAAAGCGCAAAACATAACATCGTTTCGCGCCAACAATAGAGCAGGTAGCTCAACAACGAACCTTTACTTCATGAAAAGACAAGTTTTTAGCAATTTTTAGAAGGACCCTACATTTATTATCCAGATGGCAAACACACAACAAGAGAGTGTCATCACTTCAAGAGTTTTTCTGAAAAAGTCCTCAACATGCATAAGCTCGAGTCTTAGAGACCTGAGACGAGCAAGAAAATCTacgtctcagataaagaggataaAGCCAAGTTCCCAAAGCTGACTCAGGACATTATATACATCTTTTGAGGACCTAGTTCCTATGAATCCAAGGGAAAGCAGAAGCTTGAAGTTAAAGAAGTGAATTTTGTTCAATTGGTTACTCTAGAGCTCTTGTGCTGGTCAGAAGTTCCTATCAATTTCGACAGATCTAATCACCCGAACCATGTGCCACGCCACTAGCCAAGTCTAGCACCGTTCTATAGAATCATTCCAAGAAAATCTATGATTCCCTTAGGCAAGATCATCCTACCTATCTCTAAATTTGTACTGTATTCATGGTACTACAATTACATGTGATGTTGTTGTAatttcttcatcatctaattatgATGCTACTAATCTTTGGCTTATGTGTCTTGGACATATGAGTGAAATGGTATTGCATGAGTTGTGCAGAAGAGCTCTTCTTGACGAATATAACATTAGTAAGGTAGACTTTTATGAGCATTTTGTGTTTGGCAACACAAGAGTAAAGGTATTCTTGACCGGAGACTCAACCTATCTTGCGGAGCAGCACCTCATTGACAACCTTGTTCAAATTGTTTTCCGCAGACCCACCTGACATTGTGGCTCGGATGGCCTTCTCCTTCCACTCTGCGGCACGCCGGTGCAtctccctccccttctccccGTCCATGGCCTCTCTTATCGTCTCTGTCAGCTCTGCGCGTCTCACCTCGCCACCGATCTCCATCCCGACGCCCCACTCTGTACGCTTGTACCGGCAGTTGGTCTGCTGCTCCGCGAAGAAGGGCCAGCTTAGCATGGGCACCCCTGCGCAGATGCTCTCTAGGGTTGAGTTCCACCCAGAGTGCGTGAGGAAGAGCCCCACTGCATCGTGCGCCAGCACAGCCTCCTGCGGGCACCATGTTGTTAGCATGGCCCGGTCCTTCACGGAGGACAAGAACTCCGGCGGCAGCACGGCAGTGTCACCCTTCACAAGGTCTGGCCGGATGTTCCACATGAACGGGTAGCCGCTGCCTGCTAGCCCCCACGCGAACTCCAGCAGCTGCTCGTTCGACATCACGGTGATGCTCCCGTAGTTGACGTACACGACGGAGCCTGTCGCCTGGCCGTCTAGCCACTCTAGGAGGCCGTCCTGCTCCTTCCAGAGGTTGGAGCCGAGGCCGTCCAGCTCGCTGCCCACCGTAACGGCACGGCGCGTGTGGAGGAGGAGCGGACCGACAGTGTACACCGGAGGGAGCGTGGCGCGCACGGCGTCGAGGGTCGACCCCTCGAGGTCGTCGAAGGTGTTGATCATGATGGCGTCCGGGAGCGACAGCCGCCCGGCCTCGTGGATGAAGAAGTTGAGCATGATGTCGCCGCGGTCCGTGGTGCGGATGAAGCTGGGGAAGTCGCGCAGCCGCATGCCGTCGCACATGCCACGGGTGCCCCGGACCACCGTGTCGAGGTACGCGTCGTCCGCGAGCTGCGCCTCGTCCCTGAACGGGACGAGGCCCCACTGGACGAGCTGCTGGTAGTGCCGGTACCCCACGAGGCCACACGCGCTGGCGGTCCAGAGCGCGGCGCACGGCACGCCGATCTCTTTCGCCGCGTCGTAGGCGAACGACATGACGCCGTCGACGACGAGGCAGGTGACGGGCGGCGCGCCAGAGCTGCTAGGGTCGTCGCTGTTGAGCTTCCTGAGGAGGGACAGGAGGTGCGGGAGGCAAGCGGTCATGGTGGAGTAGCAGAGCGCGGGGACGTCCTGCGTGGCGTTGGCGTCGGAGGGCGGGAGCCCGTCCGGGATAGCGGCGTAGCGGAACCTGGTGATGCCGTCGATTGCTTCGGGGCCACGCGACTGGAGCAGGCGCCGGTGGTTGAACTCGGTGTTCACCATGGTGACATGGAAGCCCCGGGCGTGGAGCAGCTTCGCGAGCTTGAGCATCGGAGTGACGTGGCCCTGCGCCGGGTACGGCACGCACACTACGTGCGGCGGCATCATCTCCACCGTCGCAGCCGCCACCTCAGGCTCCGTCGAATCCATGATCGTCGACTGATCGAGCAGACGGATCAAGATTCAGATCGACAGGACGAAACAAAATCGATCGAGTCCTCAACAGGGAAATAATCTGCGTAGCGGCCAAGAGCACAGTGTTGGGTTTCTTTCGGAGGTAAACTAACTCTTTATATACTCCAGCAGGACAGAAACCATCCAACAGCATTTCGTTGTGGTTAACGAACAATCAATCGCTCGCTTAATTAGTGAACATCATTGGCCAATaagccctgccgccggccgcatcATCGTAGAAACGGACAAAATGATGTAGCACGGTATCTGCTCGGGGGCATCATCGTGGTGTCCATAGCGGATGGACGCCAGCCTGGACGGCAATCGCGACGTGAAACTGAAACCCACACCCGACATCCAAAAATGGACATCAGTCATGACGAACTTTTTTTCGCACTAACATGAAGTTCACGTATTCTATTTATAACTAACATAAGAAGATAATAGATATATGCCCGAATACATTAATATGTAAAAACACTATTCATTATTCTACTTTTGTTAACATCAGACTGTTTACACTATTCATTGTATCCATGCTTTGTCattaataaaaaaataaataatgaTAAATATGTAGCATCCGACAACCAGGTTGCAAATGCAGCATCAACATCAATGCAGTAGAGTTGACAACCACAATAATACAGCTGATGATTTATGCAATCAATTACATATGGGTCACGGTACGGTTTTATCACTTTAATAGCTGTACTTTAATCCAGAGCACTGCTACTTTTTTTGTAATTATTATTACCAGATCCAAGAAAGCAATAAAAAATAAGTGCTAGATTCTTTTCTAGACATGGACAACCTGGATTGGTGGGCTTACAGGCTGCCGCAAGAACAGAGAACGTATTGGATTGTATCCCTTGATGCTCAAGCGTAACATGCCCACCCTTGGATGGAGTTTACAATTCAGGCACCTAAAAAACAGGGTAAAAATGGTTTTTGCGTCATGGTACTGTGCCAACTTACAAAGTTACAATAGACCAAACCGTGTGAGCTATGACAGGCTGCAGGATACCAGGGCACAAAGCAGCCACAAAACATACCGCAAAATTGCAGATAGCTTAGAACTCTTAACTATggatgaaaacggtcgaaaacggtcggtaaacactaaaaccattattattttcattttttttatcggaaacaaaatcgaaaatgataactccggaaacggaaacaatatcggtatttcggaaatatcggaaacgaaagtttggtgcggaaaatacaccggtaacggtcaaaatctaaaatacgatcggtaaatatatcaaacttcataatacaacaaagttgacaaaagatcacaaagaccacaagttcacaattcatgatataacaagttcacaatataacaagttcacaagaatcacaaatttataatataaaaagtttacaaagatcacaagttcacaatataacaagtttacagtataacaagttcataaagatcacaagttcatatactcaaagttcacaattcacaatatccaccCGATCTAGCTGACATGACATACTTACTTATCAAATATTTTTTctcacataaagagtttttcacaacctcacaggaaaaccctaaaacctagtGCGTAGAAAAGACATACTGTCGActctctatcattatatattactaatacataacatATACATGAAAACGGTGAATTCATTcgagagaccaaatcgttaatcccAACTGCCTTCCAACACTATCTATCCCAAAAAAAAATCTTAAGgcgtccaaaaaatacaaaaataagtaatccttatctagagacgtacatgcgatgcgaaaaatcacatgctggaaaattccgaaaaattccgagacacaattccgaaaaattccgagacaattccggaaaattctgagacacaaatccggtatttttcgacaaaaaccggtaaccaaaggaaacggtcggtaaaacaccacgccgattccgatacCGATTCTGATAGAAAATTTcgaaaaccgattccgtttttgaaaaataccgttaccgatgaatccgatcgaaaaatttcgaaatcggtttccggaataccgaaaaattccgaaaccgttttcgTCCCTACTCTTAATGATTGGAAAACAAAAACTGTATATAACATGCTCAACCAGGAATAGTTTCTCAGCTGGCACGAGTTAGGTCCTAAAGTACATCATCTTCCTGAATAAGGGTTTCCTTCGTTGCACCCCAGCAACAGCTGTGAGTCTTTCCACCGCACGAGCTAAAGAATAGTGCAGAGCAAAGAACTATAAACAAAAGAATACAATGGACAATGCCAGTTTTTGGCATCAACAGAAGCAACTGGAAGAATGTCCATGAGTAGTCTGTCTAGACCCACTCACACCCATAAGAGCAGTGAGAACACCAGGTCGAAAAGCCCAGGTATCCCTAACAGAAGTTGAAGCTTATCCGTGGTTACTTCTTGACTCTTCATCTCCCAACATATTAAAAAATTGCAAATGAGATTTTTGGCTAAAATATAACTGCCTAATGCCCAAATAACTCATAACATATCATGCCAATGTTTCTTGGTTCTTAGGGTAACCAGATATAAAAATTTCCACTTCAATATATCCACCAGTATTTCTTGCTGATAAAATGTCCATGAGAGTAGCCTCTCTAGACCCACTAACACCCATAAGAGCAGTGAGAACACTAGGTTGAAAAGCCCCAAGTATCCCTAACAGCAGCTGAAGCTTATTCGCGGTTACTCCTTGACTCTTCATCTTCCGACATATTAAGAAGGTGTTTAGTTtcgagggactaatttttagtccaccTATTTTATACCATTTTAGTACCTAAATTACCAAATACAGAaattaaaactctattttagttttcatatttagcaatttagagactaaaatggaataaaatgaagggGCTAAAGATTAGTCCCTATGTAATACCCAAATATTTGAAGTTACAAAAATACATGAGTACGAGGAGATTATAAAAAGATTTATGTGATCACTTAATTTTTTCCATTTTTCATATTCATCTAATGGAATTGAATTAGTCaaatgataaataaataaatacagagATATGCATATCATGTTGGTGTTATTGTATTGTTGCATTTGTATTCAAATGGgtgagacaagtttaagtttgaaaattagaatttgaaaacagaaattaaaaaagaaaagaaaacagaaaaagaaaaagaaaaagaaatgcaGCCGTACTTTGTTGGGTCGGCTTTCTCCTGCTCGGCCCACTAACCTCACCCTGATGTGCGCGGCCTGCTAGATGGACACGCCGCAAGCCCTGCGTGCCTGTTGTGCGGACCCCACCGCCGATGACTGCGCCCTTGGCGACCTCAACACGTTCAGATGCCGATAGATGGTCCCCACATGACAGCTGCGCAACCGCACTCAGTCTGGGGCATGGTGAGTCTGGTAGTTGGGCCCATGATGTCAGTGGCCCCAACCTCTCAACCATGGCGGACGGACGGAGCGCGTGGGTTGTTGGGATCTCACGCGATGCTTGTGTGCGCTAGTTGCGACCTGGCAGGGGGGAGACTCCTTCTCTAGCTATATAGGCCAGACACGTCCTCCCGGTTGCATGGCCGTACACTAACTACCATTGCCGAGAGAGAGCGCACCGGTGGCCGGGGAGAAGAAGGGTGGGCCACACGGTCGTCAATCCGCGTGTGGTGGCACCATCGACCTCGGTGATTGAAGCCGTGggtgctgaaagtcgcctagaacaAGTGTTAGTGAAAACTAAAGCCAATTTGTTGTGTGTAGAgatggagagagagaggagaactcttcacttgattgctcctttgagatatgtattaaacttaagagcaataacacaagtgaaTAAGAGTACTCAAGAAGTCAACAATCGCAATAAAGTAAATGCACAATAGGCACATCGATTTTGTCCCGTGGTTCGGcccatgcctactccacgttgtggtgatctcctttggtcaagggttgcactcaacccttctCAAGTGATCTAAAGATCACACTTGAGTACCATGATTTTCTTTCTTATCTAAAatcccctttgtgaggaatctccacacgttGGAGTCTTTCacaccttacacaaatgatcttaatcaaagcacaagagtaaggggaaTAGCAACACACAAGAGTACAAGTGCAGAAACACCACACACATAAGCAAAGGAGAGAACACAAAATCAAAACGACAGAGTTTCTCTCAAGAAAACGCTCAGTTCTCTGTAGAATGAGTCCAAAGCATGGTTGCGTTGAATCGGAGTTTCGGTGTGCTCTTGGTACGCTTGGGTTACAACTCCATGAGTCTAGGtgtccttttatagtcccaagggccAAAGGAGTCATTTGATCTTAATTTGGAAGGCTCTGATTGCCTTCTATccacgggtgcaccggacagtgaacagtatgcAATTTACTTTCTTtcgtggcgaagccgaccgttgccagtCATTGGCCccatggcacaccgaacagttcagtggcacactggatagtccgATGCGACCTGGTGACCGTTACTCAAATTTAATGGACAAAATTATTTAGATcatccctgaaagggaaatagggtcaaaccttttcctatatgaactttggtggttgaattgcccaacacaaacaattggactaactagtttgctatagattatgagttctacaggtgccaaaggttcaacacaaaccaatacaaagtcaaagaaagggttcaaataaaaagaacaaaagacaaccgaaggctgccttggtctggcgcaccggaccgtctggtgtgccaacggacagtgtccggtgcaccagggaggatcaactcaaacttgccagcttcgggaatttggggaagtcgctccgctataattcaccggactatccggtgtaacatcagactatccggtgtgccagcggagcaatggctacttcacgccaacggtcgtctgcaaataaATAGTGAAAGTGAACAGtgcacgcctgcgcgcgcagaattcagagcaggcaccagaaggcgcaccggacagtgtacagtgactgtccggtgcatcaccggactgtccggtggccccacttgttagagctccaacggtcgaaccctaacggttggtgacgtggctggcgcaccggacattgtccggtggcgcacgggactgttcggtgcgccatacgacagcagcccctcccaacggccactttggtggttggggctataaataccccccaaccaccacacttcaaggcatccaagttttcagccattgcattcaatacaagagctctagacttcattccaagacacaaacaagagatcatatcctctcccaagtctaaagttcattccaatcaaatagtgactagagagagtgatatttgtgttcatttgagttcttgcgcttggatcgcttttcttcttccttctttcttgttcccaacttaattgtaagcaaggcaagagacaccaattgtgtggtggtccttgtgggggctTAGTgtcccaagtgattgagaagagaagctcactcggtctaggtgaccgtttgagagagggaaatggttgaaagagacgcggtctttgtgaccacctcaacggggagtaggtttgcaagaaccgaacctcggtaaaacaaatcaccgcgtctcactcttcatttgcttgtgatttgttttcgccctctctttcggactcgattatatttctaacgctaaccccgacttgtagttgtgcttaaagtttataaatttcagattccgcctattcacccccctctaggcgactttcaattggtatcagagcccggtgcttcattagagcctaaccgctcaaagtgatgtcgggagaacacgccaaaaaggagatggtgaccggcgagaagcccgctacaagccacgggaaggctccatcgggagaaccccgcaacaagaagaaggaggaatcacctcctcacaagtcgcatcggagtggcgacaagaagaagaagatgaagaaggtgatctactatgagaccgattcttcgtcgccatccacctccggctccgacgcgccgtccgtaacttctaagcgccatgagtgcaagaagtttagtaagatccccctacgtacCCTTgtatttctaaacgtactccattactttccatcccattaggcaaacaaacggttttttatggtgaagattataacatgtggagtgataaaatgaggcatcatctaacctcactccacactagctgtcggggaccataattaggggtaccctcaaggctcctaattctcagctggtaacccccatcagcataaagctgcaaagccctgatgggtgcgattaagtcagggatcagtccatttgagggactcgatcacgcctcgcccgagcctagcctcggacaagggcagccgaccccggaggatctccgtctcgtccgaggcccccctccagcggcgaacatatttccggctcgcccgaggccctgtcttcgccaagaagcaaccctgaccaaatcgccgcaccgaccgaccaaatcgcaggagcatttaatgcaaaggtggcctgacacctttatcctagcgcgcgcccctcagccgacagagccgaagtgatcgtcgtcacttcgccgctccactgaccggtctgacagaaagacagcgccgcctgcgccactccgactgcggtgccacttgactgagtgaggctgacaggcagtcaggcccggccgcaggcaccataggaagcttcgctccgcccgacccagggctcggactcgggctaagccccggaagacggcgaactccgctccgcccgaccccgggctcggactcgggctaagccccggaagacggcgaactccgctccgcccgacccagggctcggactcgggctaagccccggaagacggcgaactccgctccacccgacccagggctcggactcgggctaagccccggaagacggcgaactccgctccgcccgacccagggctcggacttgggctcagccccagaagacgacgaactccgctccgcccgaccccagggctcggactcgacctcggccacggaagacagactcgacctcggcttcggaggagcttccacatcacccaacctagggcgcagaccaaccacgtcaacatgaggcgccatcatcaccctaccccgagctgactcgggccacggggaacaagaccggcgtcccatctggctcgctccgccagataggcaatgataacgccccgcatactctgtgacgacggcggctctcagcccccttacggaagcaaggggacgtcagcaaggattcaacagctccgacagctgtccctccgccaggctccagcactcctccgacggccacgacatcacaccagctgggtgccaaaatctctccggctgccacaacggcatgtacttagggcactagctctcctccgctagacacgtagcactctgctacaccccccattgtacacctggatcctctccttacgcctataaaaggaaggaccagggccctcttagagagggttggtcgcacggggacgaggacgagacatgcgctcgcgtgaggccgctcgctccctctcccgcatggacgcttgtaaccccctactgcaagcgcacccgacctgggcgcgagacgaacacgaaggccacaggatttccacctctctcacacctgtctccggccacctcacttccccccttcgcgctcggcctcgcgtcgacccatctgggctggggcacgcggcgacattcactcgtcggcttagggaccccccggtctcgaaacgccgacactagcatttgggatgttgttgagattgaagtacaggtaccatcgccggtggatgaagactatgattcgaacgaggttgcccaaatccggcacttcaactcttaagccaccactatactcctcgcctctctaagttgagaggagtataacaaggtgcaagggttgaagagcgccaaagagatttgggacgtgctcaagaccgcgcacgaaggagacgaggtgacgaagatcaccaagagggaaacgatcgagggggagctcggtcgtttcatgctcaaccaaggagaagacccgcaagccatgtacaaccggctaaagaccttggtaaatcaagtgcgcaacctcgggagcaccaaatgggatgaccatgagatggtcaaggttattcttagatcactcgtatttcttaaccctactcaagttcaattaattcgtggtgatccaagatataaactaatgtctcccgaggaagtaataggaaaatttgtgagctttgaattgatgatcaaaggctccaagaagatcatcgagcaatgcgcctcctc contains these protein-coding regions:
- the LOC103633055 gene encoding UDP-glycosyltransferase 85A2 produces the protein MDSTEPEVAAATVEMMPPHVVCVPYPAQGHVTPMLKLAKLLHARGFHVTMVNTEFNHRRLLQSRGPEAIDGITRFRYAAIPDGLPPSDANATQDVPALCYSTMTACLPHLLSLLRKLNSDDPSSSGAPPVTCLVVDGVMSFAYDAAKEIGVPCAALWTASACGLVGYRHYQQLVQWGLVPFRDEAQLADDAYLDTVVRGTRGMCDGMRLRDFPSFIRTTDRGDIMLNFFIHEAGRLSLPDAIMINTFDDLEGSTLDAVRATLPPVYTVGPLLLHTRRAVTVGSELDGLGSNLWKEQDGLLEWLDGQATGSVVYVNYGSITVMSNEQLLEFAWGLAGSGYPFMWNIRPDLVKGDTAVLPPEFLSSVKDRAMLTTWCPQEAVLAHDAVGLFLTHSGWNSTLESICAGVPMLSWPFFAEQQTNCRYKRTEWGVGMEIGGEVRRAELTETIREAMDGEKGREMHRRAAEWKEKAIRATMSGGSAENNLNKVVNEVLLRKIG